In Plasmodium relictum strain SGS1 genome assembly, chromosome: 6, one DNA window encodes the following:
- a CDS encoding cytoadherence linked protein, putative: MHFKCVSDYEYDDKNKQDVHISLDYDFPNKTMKVSPRSIIEKKIKNYVHLGYTTDESLNNASDISSDEKNRTNNYSDKNSDLEKHLFLLNKLVKEEEEFFINMEYYFIFSKFNTSYGKYLKFEKKKEMLKYMNNFIFKRLRGIEKSSLFECFIDGLLKISLFENNTFVLKIYNKKEKESNYFYFDHKFLLSNIGLILKQNFLMESSLQQYNIENNINTSRKFLRDIPLSCGLVVDFDYFKECFEQRGHHDMKLIDILEILDGTTYFLNMEHKYVSLHASMFGSNIDTDYKEDYHRKYYYLFDKVEETKNFFTQNGIKLNIHFYEISLYHNKHYKTMGMTEGLICDIQNMLQNEEIDNIFLFSGDKDVINYCYNSIYHRISHKINDTQEIYSFEENYISSSPKIIFSKPIIIFLFFNNLPLEFTKSENIIKIDFFCYMSFVLKSLFFRYQRRKLKEFQNDNDVNEDFINKKIDHFNEKIDEIKEPLYTILVDEFIMRFKLLNFREEKIDISQIFCSYFSSNYYILTN; this comes from the coding sequence atgcattttAAATGTGTCTCTGATTATGAAtatgatgataaaaataaacaggATGTACATATCTCTTTAGATTACGACTTTCCAAATAAGACGATGAAAGTTTCACCAAGAAgtataattgaaaaaaaaataaaaaattatgttcaTTTAGGATATACGACAGATGAAAGCCTTAACAATGCTTCCGACATTAGCagtgatgaaaaaaatagaacaAATAATTATTCCGATAAAAATTCAGATTTAGAAAAGCAtttgtttcttttaaataaattagtaaaagaagaagaagaatttttcattaatatggagtattattttattttctctaaGTTTAATACATCTTATGGAAAATActtaaaatttgaaaaaaaaaaagaaatgcttaaatatatgaataattttatatttaaaagacTTAGAGGAATAGAGAAAAGTAGTTTATTTGAGTGTTTTATAGATGGTTTATTAAAGATTtctttatttgaaaataatacttttgtacttaaaatttacaataaaaaagaaaaagaatcaaattatttttactttgatcataaatttttattatcaaataTAGGCCTTATTTTAAagcaaaattttttaatggaGAGTTCATTACAACAGTATAATATTGAAAACAATATAAATACATCACGTAAATTTTTGAGAGATATCCCATTAAGTTGTGGCCTTGTAGTTGATTTTGATTATTTCAAAGAATGTTTTGAGCAAAGGGGACATCATGATATGAAATTAATTGATATTCTTGAAATTCTAGATGGAACTACATATTTTCTTAATATGGAACATAAATATGTCAGTTTACATGCATCTATGTTTGGAAGTAACATAGATACTGATTATAAAGAAGATTATCATaggaaatattattatttgtttgACAAAGTAGAAGAAACAAAGAATTTCTTTACACAAAATGGAATTAAATTAAACAtacatttttatgaaataagtTTATATCATAATAAACATTACAAAACAATGGGAATGACAGAAGGTTTAATATGTGATATACAAAATATGCTgcaaaatgaagaaattgataatatatttttgtttagtGGAGATAAAGATGTAATAAATTATTGCTATAATTCTATATATCATAGAATTTCACATAAAATAAACGATACCCaagaaatatattcatttgaagaaaattatataagtaGTAGtccaaaaataatatttagtaaacctattattattttcttattttttaataatttaccATTAGAATTTACTAAAtctgaaaatataataaaaattgactttttttgttatatgtCATTTGTTCTTAAGAGTTTATTTTTCCGATACCAAAGgagaaaattaaaagaatttcaAAACGACAATGATGTTAATGaagattttataaataagaaaattgaTCATTTTAATGAGAAAATTGACGAAATAAAAGAACCTCTTTATACAATTTTAGTAGATGAATTTATTATGAGATTTAAGTTACTTAATTTtagagaagaaaaaattgatattTCACAAATTTTTTGTTCATATTTTAGTTCTAATTACTATATTTTaactaattaa